TCATGCCCCAGATTCTCATCGCGGCCTTCGACCGCTACGCCGAAGCCGAGCAGGTCAAACGTGAACTGCTCAGCCAGGGCGTGAGCAGTGATGCCATTCAGCTTTCCGCTTCTCTCAATCCGCAGGCGGTCGACAGCAGCCGTGTGGAGGTGGTCGGCGAGGAGCCAGACCCTGACGCCACCGTGGCGGAAAAAATCGGCAGTTTCTTCAGCAAGGTGTTCGGCGACGACGCCAGCCAGCACGCCGGCCGTTACCCCGAAGCCGCCCGCCGCGGTTCCACCGTGGTAACGGTCACGCTCGACGATGACAGCCAGGTGTCGCTGGTCGAGCAGTTGATGGAGCGAAACGGCGCCATCGATATCGACGAACGCAGCGCCAGCTGGGGCGACGACGATGCGACGCCAGTGACGGCCAGTACCGAAACCCTGACCACCGGCTACCCCGACGCCACCTCGATCAGTGAAGACGCCCGCAAGCTCGACGGCTCGGCATCTCCCGACCGCGGCGCCGACGAGGGAACGATCCCCGGTCGTGCCGCCAACGACAAGGCCGGACGGCGCGACAACACGGCCGGACGGGTGCGCATCATCCCGCGCTGACGTCGCCTCCGCCTGCCGCCCTCAACCCAAGCGATGCTGCATCGCCAGGGTATTGGCCGTCGCCGCACCGCTGGCCGTGTTGTCGAAGATGCACCAGACGGGCGTCTGCGCCGACTCGCCCGCCAGGCGCTCGGCGAGCCGATCCAGCCACTCGTCGGCGTAGGAGGAGTAGTAGATTCGCGGAGAGCCGTGCAAGCGAAAATAGCGAAGCCCGGCCCAACCGCCCGGCTGAGCCGCCTCGGAAAAAGGAGCGGGGTCGGCCGCGACCCGGGCGATGCGCGCCTGCTGCAACAGCGGCTCGGCCGCCAGCCAGCTCGGGTGCCGGGGTTCGATGGCGACCGCGCCCGTATAGCGCGTGCGCAACGCCTCGATGAAGCCAGCGGCGCTGGCCGGATCGTAGGCCAGCGACGGCGGCAGCTGCACCAGCAGGCACCCGAGCTTGTCACCGAGATGGCCGCATTCGTGCAGAAAGCGATCGAGCAACCCTTCGCAGTCGATCAATCGCCGCTCGTGGGTGATCTCTTTCGGCACCTTCACGCAAAAGCGAAACGCATCCGGCACGCTTTCCGCCCACCGGGCGTAGGTGGTGGGGCGATGCGGGCGGTAGAAGGATGTGTTGATTTCAACCGCGGGCAAGCGCGCCGCATAACGTTGCAGATGCGTCCCAACCGACGGAAACGCCGGCCATTGATCGCGCGGAAGACTCCACCCCGCCGTCCCCATTAACACCGAGCTACCGCGCTTCATACCCGCCCCCATCGACCTTTCTGTACAGATGGACCCTGGCATCCAGGTATATGATCCTCGGCCTCGCGCCGCGCGCTCGCCTGTGCCCGACGCATGGCATCTCTGCGTGCCGCTCGTATTGCGCGGCCCGATTGTCCAAACTCGCAGCACACCTGATCAGAGAGGCGTCGATCATGCGCAAGGCCGAAGCCAAGCACCGCCAGTCCCACAAGCTCGAACGACTTCAGCGATTCCTCGACTGGACCACCGAGCGCTATCCCGACTTCGCGCCCAAGAAGAATCACCAGGAAAAATGGTTCAGCACCTACCTTGGCCATCAGCCGCCGGAGATCGGCCGCGCGGCGCGCCTGTTCTGGCTCGGGCTCGATGAGGCAACCGTCGAGGCGAACCTTGAAAACGCCGACTCGACCCGATTGATTGGCCGGCTGCTGAACCGGGACGTGAACGACTTCAGTTGCACGGTGGATGTCTTCGGCATCGAAAAAACGCTGGATTGCGGCCCGGTGCAGAACCTGCTCGAGCCGGAATTCGCACTGCGCATCGATGACAGCCGCTCGCCCGATGAGTTTGAGCGCAACGTCTGCGCCGCGGTGCAGACGCTGGTCCGGGATCGCCTGCACGTGCTGGAAAAGCCGTTCGCAAGCTTAAGCGATGAACAGAAAGCGCAGTGCCTGGAGCGCCTGCCCGTGCGGCTTGCACGCCTCGACGACTTCGCCGCGCGCGCCGTCGATATCGTCAACGAGGTCAAGCACGAGCTGCGTTATGTGGTCGAACTGCGCCACGGCGAATTGGCGCTGGACATGCAGCGGCGCATCCCGGGCGGCCAGGGCCATGTGCTCAGCGATCAGGAAGTCGCCGCACTCAAGGATGAAGACCGCCAGGCCATGAACGCCAAGTTCGAGATGATGATCGAGGAAGCCCAGGATTTCGACCTGCAGCTGCTCGGTGAGAAGCGTCTGACCGAAGTGTTCATGATGGAGCCCAAAAAGCTGCGCCGGACCATCCGCTTCGCCCGCGAGGACAATCGGGAGAAGATGGCCTTCGCCGTGCTGCTGGAAAACAACCCGCGCTTCGTCCATTACCACAAGCTCTACGCGGCCAGGCGCATCACCCGCACCTGGACCGCCCTGCTCGGCCCGACCAACAGCGGCAAGACCTACCAGGCGATCCAGGCCATGACCGGCGTGACCCACGCCATCTACCTCTCGCCGCTGCGGCTGATGGCGCTGGAGAACCAGGAGCGCATCGAGTCCCTGGGCGTGCCCTGCTCGCTGGTCACCGGCGAGGAAGAGATCATCCGCGAAGGCGCCACCCACTATTGCTGCACCGTCGAGGAATTCGCGCGCTTTCGGCACGAGTCCTGGGACGTGGTGGTGATCGACGAAGTGCAGATGATGGCCGACTCGCAACGCGGCTGGGCCTGGGTCGATGCGCTGGTCAGTGCCTATACCCAGGACCTGATCATGACCGGCCCGGAGCTGATCCAGCCGTCGCTGAAAACCCTGTGTGACCTCTGCGAAGACCAGTTGGTGATCACGCGCACCAAACGACTGTCGCCGGTGGATGTGGCGCGCCGCGCAACCACGCTCAAGCAGCTGGACGCCGGCTCGATGCTGGTCGCCTTCAGCCGCAAGACGGTGCTGGAACTCAAGGCGATGCTGGAGATGACCGGCAAGAGCGTCTCGGTGGTCTACGGCGCGTTATCGCCGGAAGTCCGCCGCGAGCAGGCACGTCGCTTCCGCGAGGGTGAGGCCGAGCTCATGGTTGCTACCGACGCCGTGGGCATGGGTCTCAACCTGCCAGCGCATACCCTGTGCTTCTACACCGACGAGAAGTACGACGGCATCCAGAATCGCCAGCTCAAGGTGCAGGAGGTCAAGCAGATCGGCGGCCGCGCCGGGCGCTTCGGCCATCACGACAGCGGCCTGATCACGGCGCTCGACGGCCAGACGCTGCAGTCGATCAAGCGCTTGTTCTACAGCGCGGATCTGCCGGTTGACCTGTCGCAATTCCAGGTGCGGCCGTCCATCGAGCACCTGCAGGCGATCTCCGAGCTGATGAACGAGCCGAGCCTGCTGCGGGCCTGGCTGACCTTCAACCGCAACATCAACTACGGCGACGAATTCATTTCGATCCTGCCCGACGAACTGGCCGAGTGGATCAAGCTGATCGACGATCCGACCATCGACCTGCCGTTGCGCTGGATCTTCGCCTGCACGCCGATCCGCGGCGGCCTCGACAGCCCAGCCAGCCACCACGCCCAGCAATGGTTGAAAAAGGTCGCGCAGGACAAGGAGATCCCCCTGCCGCGGCTGATCATCGATGCCGACCTCGCCACCCTGGAGAGTTCGCTGCACGTCATCGAAACCTACTTGCACCTGGCGCGCACGCTGCCGGCCCATTTCCCGGCGCTGGAACAGGCCGAAGAGCACCGCAGCCTACTCAACGGCGCCATCACCCGCGAGCTGTCACGCCAGCGCAAGCCGCGCAGTTCGGATCGGCGCAAGCTCTCGGGCGGCAACCGTCAATGCCAGAAATGCGGCAGGGCCATGCCCATCGCCGGCCGCCAGTTCAGACTGTGCCAGGGCTGCTTCAACGCCAAGCGGTAACGTGCCTGCCGCAGCCCCCGCCGCGGCCACCACACACAACGGGACCGCCCCCACAATCGCGCATGTAGGAGCCGGCTCTGCCTGCGACCGCGTGGCCCTGACCAAGACCGGCGCAAAGATTCGCACCCTCCGGTCGCGGGCAGAGCCCGCTCCTACAGGTCCGTGCTCCACGAAACACCCCGCTTTGTGTAGGAGCAGGCTCTGCCTGCGACCAAGCGCCCATGACCGACACCGACGCATAGATCCGCACCCACCCGTCGCGGGCAGAGCCCGGTCCTACAGGGTCGTGCTCCACGAAACACCTCGCTTTGTGTAGGAGCAGGCTCTGCCTGCGACCCAGCGCCCAGACCGACACCGGCGCATAGCTCCGCACCCTCCGGTCGCGGGCAGAGCCCGCTCCTACAGGGTCGTACTCCACGAAACACCTCGCTGTGTGTAGGAGCAGGCTCTGCCTGCGACCCAGCGCCCAGACCAACACCGGCGCATAGCTCCGCACCCAGGTGGTCGCGGGCAGAGCCCGCTCCTACAGGACTGTGCTCCACGAAGCGCCCCGCTTTGTGTAGAAGCAGGCTCTGCCTGCGACCGCGTGGCCCAGACCGACACCGGCGCATAGACCGCACCCTCCGGTCGCGGGCAGAGCCCGCTCCTACAGGGTCGTGCTCCACGAAACACCCCGCTTCGTGTCGGAGCAGGTTCTGCCTGCGATCAAGCGCCCAGACCAACACCGGCGCATAGATCCGCACCCTCCGGTCGCGGGCAGAGCCCGCTCCTACAGGTCCGTGCTCTACGAAACACCTCGCTGTGTGTCGGAGCAAGCTCTGCCTGCGATCAAGCGCCCAGACCGACACCGGCGCATAGATCCGCACCCTCCGGTCGCGAGCAGAGCCCGCTCCTACAGGGTCGTGCTCCACGAAACACCTCGCTGTGTGTAGGAGCAGGCTCTGCCTGCGACCATGCGCCTATGAACGACACCGGCGTATCGACCGCAACCATTCGGCGAATCGGACAGACTGCGATGGATCGACCGCCTGCGCAGGGCCTCTAGATGTTCGACAGCCATTGATGGAGCAGGCCATGAGCGATCCGCACAATCTGCAGCGATTCGTCGATGCACAGCGATCCGTTTACGAACGCGCACTGGCGGAACTGCAAGCCGGCCGCAAACAGAGCCACTGGATGTGGTTCATCTTTCCGCAGATTGCGGGCCTCGGCCACAGCGACATGGCACGGCGCTACGCCATCAGTGACGCTGATGAAGCGGCCGCCTACCTGCAGCATCCGCTGCTCGGACCGCGCCTGGAAGCCTGTGCCGAAGCGTTGCTCGACCACGCGGAACGTCCGGCGCGACAGATTCTCGGCTCGCCTGACGATATGAAGCTGCGATCGAGCATGACCCTGTTTGCCAGCGTCGCACCCGAGCGCACCCTGTTCCAGGCGGTGCTGGATGCTTTTTACGCGGCTGAACCCGATCCGGCGACGCTGTCGCGTCTGCGGCGTTAAGCCGGCGCGGCCCCTGGCCTGTCGATCGCGCGGGTTTCGACAGGGCGCTTCAGCTCGGCCGACACGAGCGGAGAGCGGTACGCACACCGCTCGATGGGTGCACTGAAAGCAACGGGCCGGCCGAGCAGGCTTCGCCCGGATCCTGAGCCGGCCTCAGCCCCCTCGAAACCATCCCGCCGAAGCGCTCGGCGCCGCGCAAACCAAGCGCCATTGATCGGCTACGCCGCGTCTCGATAGACCGCCATCTCAACCAGCTGCTCGCTCACTCAGCACAGTCAGCCCGGTCGTGCCCACCTCAACCAGCCCGTGCCCGACACCGACGCACCGCTCGCAGCCTAGGCACACCGATCGCGTTGCCAGCCAAAAAACCGCCGCACGCACGCGGACAGGCGGCTTTTCGTCAGCTTCCCGTCATAATGTTCAAAATTTTACTTTGACAGCGCTTGCTTTTGACCTTAAGTTTTCGCTTCCGAACATTTCCGAACCATCGCAGTATTCGGAATATAACAACAACAGTTTCAGAAGAGGTTCTGCGCATGAGTAATCCGCCCACCCCGACGCTACGGGGCCAATGCATTGCCGAATTCCTCGGCACCGCGTTGCTGATCTTTTTCGGCACCGGTTGCGTAGCCGCGATGAAGCTCGGCGGCGCTGAGCTAGGTCTTTGGGAAATAAGCATAATCTGGGGCGTAGGGGTCAGCATGGGGGTCTACCTCGCCGCGGGCGTGTCCGGCGCTCACCTGAACCCAGCCGTGTCGATCGCGCTCTGGCTGTTTGGCACCTTCGAGCGCCACAAGGTGCCCGCCTACATCCTCGCCCAGACCGCTGGCGCGTTCTGCGCGGCTGCGTTGGTTTACGGTCTTTACAGCAGTCTGTTTTTCGATTTCGAACAAGCGCAGCACATGACCCGCGGCAGCGTCGCCAGTCTTGAGCTGGCCTCGGTATTTTCCACCTATCCACACGCCTCCTTATCGGTTGCTCAGGCATTCGTGGTGGAAGTGGTGATCACCGCGATCCTGCTGGGGATGATCATGGCCTTGACCGATGACGGTAACGGCCTGCCCCGCGGCCCGCTGGCGCCCTTGCTGATTGGCCTGCTGATTGCCGTGATCGGCGGCGCGATGGGACCTCTGACCGGCTTCGCGATGAACCCGGCGCGCGATTTCGGACCGAAACTGATGACCTACCTGGCCGGCTGGGGTGACGTCGCATTCACTGGCGGACGGGACATTCCATATGTACTGGTCCCGCTGATCGCACCGGTGCTGGGCGCCTGCATTGGCGCTGCCGGCTACAAGGCGTTGATCTGCCGCCATCTGCCCAGCCTGGGCGGCGGTGCCTGTGCAGCCCCAGAGAGCAAGTCCGAAACCAGCCGCTTTACCCAACAGGATGTAACCGCCCACGAAGCACGTTGAACAAGCGATGACGCCAGCACGCGGGGTACGCATGCATCGGTTTGAAAGCCGCTCTGCGTCCAACTTTGCCTTGTGCTGCCCGCCTCGCCTACGCTCTCAACGGCCCGTTTAGGAATTGACACCATGAGCACCCAGAACAATAAGCAATTCATCGTCGCCCTCGACCAGGGCACCACCAGTTCCCGAGCCATCGTGCTGGACCGCAACGCCAACGTGGTGACCATCGCCCAGCGCGAATTCGCGCAGATCTACCCGCAGCCAAGCTGGGTCGAGCACGACCCCATGGAAATCTGGGCCACCCAGAGCGGCGTGTTCGTCGAGGCCCTGGCCCAAGCCGGCATCACCAATGAGCAGGTGGCGGCGATCGGTATCACCAACCAGCGCGAAACCACCATCGTCTGGGACAAGAACACAGGCCGGCCGATCTACAACGCCATTGTCTGGCAGAGCCGCCAGAGCACGCCGATCTGCGATCAGCTCAAGCGTGACGGGATGGAAGACCACATCCGCAAGACCACCGGCCTGGTGATCGACCCTTACTTCTCAGGCACCAAGATCAAGTGGATCCTCGATCACGTCGAGGGCAGTCGTGAGCGCGCCCGCCGCGGCGAGCTGCTGTTCGGCACCGTCGACTGCTGGCTGATCTGGAAGATGACCCAGGGCAAGGCCCACGTCACCGACTACACCAACGCCTCGCGCACCATGCTCTATGACATCCACAAGCTGGACTGGGACCCGGTGATGCTGGAAACGCTGGATATCCCGCGCGAGATGCTGCCGGAGGTCCGTTCCTCATCCGAGGTCTATGGCCACGCCTACCTCGGCTCCGGTCAGAGCACCGGCATTCCCATCGCCGGGATCGCCGGCGACCAGCAGGCCGCGCTGTTCGGGCAGATGTGCGTCGAGCCGGGCCAGGCGAAAAATACCTATGGCACCGGCTGTTTCCTGTTGATGAACACCGGGACCAAGGCCGTGCAGTCCGAGCACGGGCTGCTCACCACCATCGCCTGCGGCCCCAAGGGCGAAGTGAACTACGCGCTCGAAGGCGCCATCTTCAACGGCGGCTCCACCGTGCAGTGGCTACGCGACGAGCTGAAGGTGATCAACGATTCGCTGGATTCCGAGTATTTCGCCACCAAAGTTCAGGACAGCAATGGCGTCTACCTCGTCCCCGCCTTCACCGGCCTCGGCGCACCTTACTGGGACCCGCGCGCCCGTGGCGCCCTGTTCGGTCTGACTCGGGGGGTGAAGGTCGACCACATCATCCGCGCCGCGCTGGAATCCATCGCCTACCAGACCCGCGACGTACTCGACGCGATGCAGCAGGACGCTGGTGAACGCCTGCGCTCGTTGCGCGTGGATGGCGGCGCGGTGGCGAACAACTTCCTCATGCAATTCCAGGCCGACTTGCTCGGTACCCACGTCGAGCGCCCGCAGATGAAGGAAACCACCGCCTTGGGCGCCGCCTACCTGGCAGGCCTGGCGACCGGCTTCTGGAGCAGCCTGGACGAGTTGCGCAGCAAAGCGACCATCGAACGGGTGTTCGAGCCCGCCTGCGATGATGCAAAGCGTGAGGCACTCTACAAGGGCTGGAAGAAAGCGGTGGGTCGCACCCGCGACTGGGAAGAAGCGTAGCCCGGACATCCAAGCGAGCTACACATCGCGCCCGGCCCGGCTCCCAACCGCGCCGGGCGCGCCTATTCGCAAACGAACAATTCTTTAATCAAAGCCCAGACTGCGGCATCCTTCGCGGCATATCGATAAGAAGGAAGCCTCCATGAGTCTGGCCCCACGACAGCAGAGCATTCTCGAACTGGTGCGCGAGCGCGGCTACGTCAGCATCGAAGAGCTGGCACAACAGTTTGCGGTGACGCCCCAGACCATCCGCCGTGATATCAATCAGCTCGGTGAAGCGGGTCTGTTGCGCCGCTACCACGGCGGCGCCGCCCATGACTCCAGCGTGCAGAACACCGCCTACACCCAACGCGCCCGCCAGATGCGTGACGAGAAACGCCGCATCGCCGACGCCATGGCCGCGCACATTCCCGATCAGGCGTCGCTGTTCATCAACATCGGCACCACCACTGAAGCCATCGCCCACGCGCTGCTCAGCCATCGTGACCTCAAGGTGATCACCAACAACCTGCACGTGGCGAGCATTCTCAGTCCCAAGGAAGATTTCGATGTCCTGATCGCCGGCGGCAACGTGCGCAGTGACGGCGGCGTGGTCGGCCAGGCGACGGCCGATTTCATCAGTCAATTCAAGGTCGATTACGCGCTGATCGGCATCAGTGGCATAGACGAAGACGGCACGCTCCTGGACTTCGACTATCAGGAAGTCAGGGTATCGCAAGCCATCATCCACAATGCGCGCCAGGTCTTCCTCGCGGCGGATTCGAGCAAGTTCGGCCGCAACGCGATGACCCGCCTCGGCTCGCTCGAGCAGATCGATATGCTCTTTACCGAAGCGCAGCCGCCGGAGACCTTTATGGAGTTGCTGGCGCGGCACAACGTGAAGTTGGAAGTCACAGACTGATTACGTCACCGGCCCAAACGGGCCGCCGCGCGTGCCCCACATCCGTGCGGCGGCCCTTGTACGATGGAATCGCCGCAGGCGCTTCCGTCAGCTGCCTCGACTCGAGCATGCCCCCAACCAACACCTCAACCGCGCCAGCCTTTGCCTTGTCGGAATACGCCTGCGGCTACTCCAACCTACCCGGCCGAACACCCATACGGGCTTTTGTAGGATGGAATCGCCGCGGGCGCTTCCGTCAGCTGCCTCGACTCGAGCATGCCCCCAACCAACACCGCAACCGCGCCAGCCTTTGCCTTGTCGGAATACGCCTGCGGCTATTCCAACCTACCCGGCCGAACACCCGTAGGGGGCCTTTGTAGGATGGAATCGCCGCGGGCGCTTCCGTCAGCTGCCTCGACTCGAGCATGCCCCCAACCAACACCGCAACCGCGCCAGCCTTTGCCTGTCGGAATACGCCTGCGGCTACTCCAACCTACCCGGCCGAACACCCATACGGGGCTTTTGTAGGATGGAATCGCCGCAGGCGCTTCCGTCAGCTGCCTCGACTCGAGCATGCCCCCAACCAATACCGCAACCGCGCCAGCCTTTGCCTTGTCGGAATACGCCTGCGGCTATTTCAACCTACCCGGCCGAACACCCGTAGGGGGCCTTTGTAGGATGGAATCGCCGCAGGCGCTTCCGTCAGCAGCCTCGACTCGAGCATGCCCCAACCAACAGCGCAACCGCGCCGGCCTTTCTTATGTCGGAATACGCCTGCGGCTATTTCAACCTACCCTGCCTTGCCGCAACCGCTCAAGCCTCAGCACCAATAGATAGCTCATA
This DNA window, taken from Stutzerimonas stutzeri, encodes the following:
- a CDS encoding DUF72 domain-containing protein yields the protein MKRGSSVLMGTAGWSLPRDQWPAFPSVGTHLQRYAARLPAVEINTSFYRPHRPTTYARWAESVPDAFRFCVKVPKEITHERRLIDCEGLLDRFLHECGHLGDKLGCLLVQLPPSLAYDPASAAGFIEALRTRYTGAVAIEPRHPSWLAAEPLLQQARIARVAADPAPFSEAAQPGGWAGLRYFRLHGSPRIYYSSYADEWLDRLAERLAGESAQTPVWCIFDNTASGAATANTLAMQHRLG
- a CDS encoding helicase-related protein, coding for MRKAEAKHRQSHKLERLQRFLDWTTERYPDFAPKKNHQEKWFSTYLGHQPPEIGRAARLFWLGLDEATVEANLENADSTRLIGRLLNRDVNDFSCTVDVFGIEKTLDCGPVQNLLEPEFALRIDDSRSPDEFERNVCAAVQTLVRDRLHVLEKPFASLSDEQKAQCLERLPVRLARLDDFAARAVDIVNEVKHELRYVVELRHGELALDMQRRIPGGQGHVLSDQEVAALKDEDRQAMNAKFEMMIEEAQDFDLQLLGEKRLTEVFMMEPKKLRRTIRFAREDNREKMAFAVLLENNPRFVHYHKLYAARRITRTWTALLGPTNSGKTYQAIQAMTGVTHAIYLSPLRLMALENQERIESLGVPCSLVTGEEEIIREGATHYCCTVEEFARFRHESWDVVVIDEVQMMADSQRGWAWVDALVSAYTQDLIMTGPELIQPSLKTLCDLCEDQLVITRTKRLSPVDVARRATTLKQLDAGSMLVAFSRKTVLELKAMLEMTGKSVSVVYGALSPEVRREQARRFREGEAELMVATDAVGMGLNLPAHTLCFYTDEKYDGIQNRQLKVQEVKQIGGRAGRFGHHDSGLITALDGQTLQSIKRLFYSADLPVDLSQFQVRPSIEHLQAISELMNEPSLLRAWLTFNRNINYGDEFISILPDELAEWIKLIDDPTIDLPLRWIFACTPIRGGLDSPASHHAQQWLKKVAQDKEIPLPRLIIDADLATLESSLHVIETYLHLARTLPAHFPALEQAEEHRSLLNGAITRELSRQRKPRSSDRRKLSGGNRQCQKCGRAMPIAGRQFRLCQGCFNAKR
- a CDS encoding DUF1810 domain-containing protein; the protein is MSDPHNLQRFVDAQRSVYERALAELQAGRKQSHWMWFIFPQIAGLGHSDMARRYAISDADEAAAYLQHPLLGPRLEACAEALLDHAERPARQILGSPDDMKLRSSMTLFASVAPERTLFQAVLDAFYAAEPDPATLSRLRR
- a CDS encoding MIP/aquaporin family protein translates to MSNPPTPTLRGQCIAEFLGTALLIFFGTGCVAAMKLGGAELGLWEISIIWGVGVSMGVYLAAGVSGAHLNPAVSIALWLFGTFERHKVPAYILAQTAGAFCAAALVYGLYSSLFFDFEQAQHMTRGSVASLELASVFSTYPHASLSVAQAFVVEVVITAILLGMIMALTDDGNGLPRGPLAPLLIGLLIAVIGGAMGPLTGFAMNPARDFGPKLMTYLAGWGDVAFTGGRDIPYVLVPLIAPVLGACIGAAGYKALICRHLPSLGGGACAAPESKSETSRFTQQDVTAHEAR
- the glpK gene encoding glycerol kinase GlpK, producing MSTQNNKQFIVALDQGTTSSRAIVLDRNANVVTIAQREFAQIYPQPSWVEHDPMEIWATQSGVFVEALAQAGITNEQVAAIGITNQRETTIVWDKNTGRPIYNAIVWQSRQSTPICDQLKRDGMEDHIRKTTGLVIDPYFSGTKIKWILDHVEGSRERARRGELLFGTVDCWLIWKMTQGKAHVTDYTNASRTMLYDIHKLDWDPVMLETLDIPREMLPEVRSSSEVYGHAYLGSGQSTGIPIAGIAGDQQAALFGQMCVEPGQAKNTYGTGCFLLMNTGTKAVQSEHGLLTTIACGPKGEVNYALEGAIFNGGSTVQWLRDELKVINDSLDSEYFATKVQDSNGVYLVPAFTGLGAPYWDPRARGALFGLTRGVKVDHIIRAALESIAYQTRDVLDAMQQDAGERLRSLRVDGGAVANNFLMQFQADLLGTHVERPQMKETTALGAAYLAGLATGFWSSLDELRSKATIERVFEPACDDAKREALYKGWKKAVGRTRDWEEA
- a CDS encoding DeoR/GlpR family transcriptional regulator, with the translated sequence MSLAPRQQSILELVRERGYVSIEELAQQFAVTPQTIRRDINQLGEAGLLRRYHGGAAHDSSVQNTAYTQRARQMRDEKRRIADAMAAHIPDQASLFINIGTTTEAIAHALLSHRDLKVITNNLHVASILSPKEDFDVLIAGGNVRSDGGVVGQATADFISQFKVDYALIGISGIDEDGTLLDFDYQEVRVSQAIIHNARQVFLAADSSKFGRNAMTRLGSLEQIDMLFTEAQPPETFMELLARHNVKLEVTD